The Dioscorea cayenensis subsp. rotundata cultivar TDr96_F1 chromosome 11, TDr96_F1_v2_PseudoChromosome.rev07_lg8_w22 25.fasta, whole genome shotgun sequence genomic interval TCTCTTATAATAGAAGAATGGACTAactctaaaaattttttttttttccacacttttcttctttctaatttcctctcactctcacttgtttcttcaattgattcTTTACTCAAGCTGTGTTTGAATGAGAAGCTCATCTTCTCTGTTTATAGAGAGGAACCAACCCACAAATCCACACAAAACCAAAAGCTTCATGTTGATGCTTTAATGAGCCCTTGGTTtataatccatggattaagagGCCATTAATTTTGGGTTAATTGATTTGGAGTTGGTTTTGGGCCATTGATTTTGGGCCAACAATAAATAGTCGACTCTAGCACGGCACTCACCTACATATCAATTAGCGTATGAAGCAGATTAATGGAGAACTTGACCAGCATGGTAAATCTTACCAAAGTTGTTGATTCTCAGAATCAATTGCCACATTGTTTCTCACATTCTGTCAAAGCTCCTCCCTATCTTTTTCCGAacattactttcaatttcattaggACGCTGACGCATGATAATTCATGTCTTTTTTTCACTTGTCTGGGAGTgttagaaagttttttttttttgggttctttttacatgtttatttagaaatttaagaaatattaaataaacttctatcaataatttttaataaaatcatgtatatttgttattaaatctataaaaatattaaattatatacaatTAATGATATGAATTCACTGAACAATGTGAAGCTTGTcatagagcagaaagttcaaaaaCTCTACTGACATTGAGTCATGAttggaaaataatataaactgaattttcaatttgaaattttttgataTCTAGATTGGTTTAAGCCTAAACAAGATTTAAGTTCATAGGGATTATTAGGagataaattattttcttaaagatTAATACCTACTTTGCACTAATTAAATcccaattaaaacaaaaaaaaagaagatcgCCTATGAAATTTTCATGCATgatagatatttatatatatatatatatatatatattataaaggcaatgaatatgataaatctctctcatgttttttttttttcctaggaCAGACATGTATGATAGTGTAATAAATTGGTCCGACATCATCCACTGCATAATGCAATGGTTGTTAATCTCTATATTTTACTTAAAATTCATATAATGATgtcttaaaaaattttcttacaAAAGAACGCTCTATCCATATCTCTCATTTAAagctattaattaaaaataaattagagataatTGTCTTTAAAGTACTAAATTTTGGAataaatccaacaaaaaaaatatttttttttcccaatttaacCCCCgaaataatatatttcacaCCAACCTctagagtttatatatatatatatatatatattgggtaaTAAATTACAACTGAGTCTTTTGAATTCTCACCATAAAATAAATCCTTTATTTAATCAAAGATGAGTGAATTTctcaaagtaaaacaaataaaaattcaataaaacctTCCTCCTTTCCAAGATGGTAACAAGTTCTGATCCAACATACAACACAAGAGACACATTCATAACTCAGTATaacattttaaatcaaataagatGACACCTTCCCTCCCAACTTCAAGTGAGTTACACATTCCCACCCTTCAATTTCCATGGAAAGGAAAAGAATTATATCTTCTATAATAACATTTGGATGAGAAACAAAGATGCTCAGCTAAATCTTGTCGTGAAGAGTAACGACGAGATCATGGGCGTCGTCGAGCAGTTTCCAAACATCTAGTTGCCCAGTCATGCTGTTGCACTCCCTTAATATCTCATCCATACTGCTGTATCTCTCAATTATCAGTTTTCGCCTTTGTAGGACACTGGCAGCAATGGCGAACAACAGCAGGTCGTCGGTGGGCGGGGCACGTAACCTTATCCTTCCCCACACTGACTTTCCGATCCCTGCTCGGATTGCTGCCTGGTCAGCCCACATTACCTCCCACAAACACAATGTTTGCTCGAAACTCAGCTCCCTTCGGAACATGACCACAACCATCCTGTACACGAAGAAGCAGTCCTCAGCTCGCAGCTTCTCGAGATGTCTGTACAGGTGTGAGTCCTTGTATTTAATTATCTTGGAGACCATGCTCAGCTGTCTGCGGATGCCCACTTCGTCAAGCCTGAAATTGTGCCGGGCTTTCCTCATGAACCCAACGAAGCACCAGAAGGCCTCATGGTCCTCCTCCATCACAGAAATTATTGGTGACAAGAGGTCACTCATCCCTTGGCAGTAACCGATCTCTGGGTCGTAGAGTGCATAGGCTTCTAGTATGGCAACCAGACGGGAAGCATGGTAGATCATGCACGGCTCCAAGTGGTCATAGTCTTCTAGTCCAACAGCCGAAGCAGATTGGTGCGCCTTCTCCTCTGAAACTTCGGCTTGTGTTGGGAAGTATAAGGCCCACTCTGCATTGGCTCGCAGAGCATCTTTACGAATGATCCGTTGCCATGTTGTGAAGTCCTCTGGTGTTCGATTAGATTTTAAGAAATCACCTCTCTTAATTGAAGCTGTTCTAGTGAATTTTGGATCAGTCTCAATGCTCTCTTCTGTTGGCATGTTGTCGTTTTCATCTTCGTCGGAGGATTCGGTGTCAGATGATTCTGTTTCCATTGTAGATGGATCTGACTGAGTGACTCCACTGGTGTTTTCTTCAATGTTACCAGAGTTTGAGGCAGAGACTTCATCCTGCAGCCTTAGGTCTGGATTGCAGTCATCTGGATCATCACCCCAGATGGAGATGGAAGGCCTTGCCCCAAATTCCCCTTCAGAGCCAGGAGATTCAGGGTCTTCGTCGTAGATGGGGCTTTCTGCATTATTAATTTCACCTATTCCCTTTATTTCCTTATAGGAC includes:
- the LOC120272099 gene encoding GTPase-activating protein GYP7-like; this encodes MKALRRSHTSSSSSASPSPSSSSASSSWIHLRSILIIASSNSSSLPSSTPHIPHPDRGSLKSPWSRRKRKHALSRRQWSALFSQDGKLRDGGVKFLKKVRSAGVDPSIRAEVWPFLLGVYDLHSSEEKRNATKRKKRKEYEKLRRQCRQIMKPCNKSYKEIKGIGEINNAESPIYDEDPESPGSEGEFGARPSISIWGDDPDDCNPDLRLQDEVSASNSGNIEENTSGVTQSDPSTMETESSDTESSDEDENDNMPTEESIETDPKFTRTASIKRGDFLKSNRTPEDFTTWQRIIRKDALRANAEWALYFPTQAEVSEEKAHQSASAVGLEDYDHLEPCMIYHASRLVAILEAYALYDPEIGYCQGMSDLLSPIISVMEEDHEAFWCFVGFMRKARHNFRLDEVGIRRQLSMVSKIIKYKDSHLYRHLEKLRAEDCFFVYRMVVVMFRRELSFEQTLCLWEVMWADQAAIRAGIGKSVWGRIRLRAPPTDDLLLFAIAASVLQRRKLIIERYSSMDEILRECNSMTGQLDVWKLLDDAHDLVVTLHDKI